The following proteins come from a genomic window of Nicotiana tomentosiformis chromosome 12, ASM39032v3, whole genome shotgun sequence:
- the LOC138902376 gene encoding uncharacterized protein, with amino-acid sequence MKNGENQFKRFIDMMKNLLINVPLVEALEQMFGYAKFMKDFVTKKRSMNFETIKVTHQVSSIVHSMAPKLEDPDFVILDCEVDYEVPIILGRPFLASRKTLVDVEAGELTSRVGDENVDSTLTVLHKRKKVIGWTLADIREISPTFCMHKINLEDDAKPSIEHQRRLNEAMQDVVKKEIIKWFKLTTTPIITTPNWSIPFELMCHASDIEVGAVPVYYDRKTMNDAQVNYTVTEKELIAIVSSLYKEIMKYLHDKYIQTKEFKMGVLVLFFNSRLKMFLGKLKSKWSGPFEIVGVTPFGALDLKNKNDEVFRVNGHQVKHYLGQADDDHMVAVIHLK; translated from the exons atgaaaaatggcgagaatcaattcaaaaggttcattgatatgatgaagaatCTCTTGATAAAtgtaccattagttgaagccttggagcaaatgttcggatatgcaaagtttatgaaggactttgtgacaaagaagcggtcgatgaattttgaaactatcaaagtcactcatcaagtgagttcAATTGTAcattcgatggctcctaagttggaagatcccg attttgttattcttgattgtgaagtggactatgaggtcccgattattcttggtagaccttttcTTGCTTCGAGAAagactcttgttgatgtggaagccggtgaactcACTTCCCGGGTGGGGGATGAAAAT gttgactctacattgacggtgctccacaagaggaagaaagttattgggtggactttggcggatattagAGAAATAAGCcccacattttgcatgcataagattaacttggaggacgatgccaaaccatccattgaacatcaaaggagactcaatgaagccatgcaagacgtggtcaaaaaggagattatcaaatg gttcaagttgacaacaactcccatcatcaccactcctaattggagtattccttttgagctcatgtgccaCGCTAGTGATATAGAGGTTGGAGCAGTTCCGGTCTACTATGATagaaagaccatgaatgatgcccaagtcaattacactgttaccgaaaaagagctcattgccattgt ttcgtccttgtacaaagagataatgaagtaccttcatgacaaatacatccaaACAAAGGAGTTCAAGATGGGTGTTCTTGTTTTGTttttcaactcacgattgaagatgtttctcGGAAAGctaaaatccaaatggagtggtccctttgaaattgtgggtgtgacaccttttggtgcattggacttgaagaacaaaaatgatgaggtattccgagtcaatggtcaccaggtGAAGCATTATTTAGGACAAGCTGATGATGACCACATGGTGGCagttattcatttgaagtga